One Desulfovibrio fairfieldensis genomic window carries:
- a CDS encoding GIY-YIG nuclease family protein, with the protein MPGAYSIRIFLPNGEPNGLRILSRPNWTGTGVTFARTGFQEATKRKELSQAGVYVLVGNSEDSTLPTIYIGEGDPVLGRLKSHNLNKDFWNWAVVFTTTDNSLNKAHIQHLESRLVELAKDRKRCNLENGNQPQPPTLIESELADMESFLGYMLGVFPLIGIDIFESAKSAGKAKSKDMFSLKGRDGIFAKAVQNPSGFIVLKDSTAAPGTTPSISKSIKAFREDLIRQGVLLKNGELYTFTQDYTFSSPSMASSVTLGRNTNGRSIWKDKSGKSLNDLAAESTDCDPQDEKSA; encoded by the coding sequence ATGCCGGGAGCCTACTCAATACGAATCTTTCTGCCGAACGGCGAGCCCAATGGGCTGCGGATTTTAAGCCGTCCGAACTGGACGGGAACCGGAGTCACCTTTGCCCGCACAGGCTTTCAGGAGGCTACAAAGCGTAAAGAGTTGTCGCAGGCCGGTGTTTACGTGCTTGTGGGCAACAGTGAGGACAGCACCTTGCCGACAATCTATATCGGCGAAGGAGATCCTGTCCTCGGACGTCTGAAAAGCCATAACCTCAACAAGGACTTCTGGAATTGGGCCGTCGTTTTCACTACGACGGACAACAGCCTGAACAAGGCGCATATCCAGCATCTTGAAAGCAGACTTGTGGAACTTGCCAAAGACCGCAAGCGCTGCAACCTTGAAAACGGCAATCAGCCGCAGCCGCCGACGCTCATCGAGTCCGAACTCGCCGACATGGAAAGCTTTCTCGGCTATATGCTCGGCGTGTTCCCTCTGATAGGGATTGATATATTTGAAAGTGCAAAAAGTGCCGGGAAAGCCAAATCCAAGGATATGTTCTCCTTGAAGGGCCGTGACGGTATTTTTGCCAAAGCGGTGCAGAACCCCAGCGGATTTATTGTGCTGAAAGATTCCACGGCCGCGCCGGGAACAACGCCAAGCATCTCAAAGAGCATTAAAGCATTCCGTGAAGACTTGATCCGCCAGGGCGTCCTGCTCAAAAACGGCGAGCTTTATACCTTTACGCAGGATTATACCTTCTCATCTCCCAGCATGGCGTCATCGGTCACACTTGGCCGCAATACCAACGGGCGTTCCATCTGGAAAGACAAGAGCGGCAAATCCCTGAACGACCTGGCGGCGGAATCCACGGATTGCGACCCGCAGGATGAAAAGAGCGCATAA